A part of Thermococcus sp. SY098 genomic DNA contains:
- a CDS encoding cysteine protease, producing MNTKIIGSGILVALLVFSIVGYVGAFGGGGEGKLEYKVYAKEQIMSGAYKVYGNPKLGFWVAKVVLHNSGNGAIRNIKIRYSIDNYASETEKSYPILVPNGTIVDLYYPILSSEVTKLSASTPSNLRITITYEVNGETKEESMTKPLNILGVNDFVFSSLSPEESTGSFYDTFSNAPLLAAWVTPSDPVVREFADMGNKLAGGAGASLSDDEAIKSLSGMWTLAVMNGFSYKTEAEGYWTGKFSEHIMFPRDVIRDKSGTCVDLALWFASLAMSQGLKAYIVLMPGHAFPLIELPSGAIIPVEATAINAGVSFQQAVQVGVETWQKAMQGPYIIVDIAGEHAKGIVPPELPTLPADILAKWGIKLQGGNMDNNGGNTNNGGDNNWGDNGENGGTQTQWDTYHGTYFSFDYPAEWGAPEDYGGYVYLLSPDGEFEFLVIYLPGASVQDMVYAFEQSLTDMGATIKDRQETQASIAGQTVYTILYTLDTGYGEYSAVARYFTANGIGFAVVYDFPAGMSEYNQLGEYMVSTFRLG from the coding sequence ATGAACACCAAGATTATTGGTTCGGGGATTCTTGTTGCACTGCTTGTGTTTTCCATAGTAGGATATGTCGGAGCGTTTGGAGGCGGAGGAGAGGGAAAGCTTGAGTATAAAGTTTATGCAAAGGAGCAGATAATGTCTGGAGCATACAAAGTTTACGGCAATCCAAAGCTTGGCTTCTGGGTCGCAAAAGTTGTTCTCCATAACTCAGGGAATGGGGCGATAAGGAACATAAAGATAAGATACTCAATTGACAACTATGCCTCTGAGACCGAGAAAAGCTACCCAATTCTCGTGCCCAACGGGACGATAGTTGATCTCTACTACCCGATTCTCTCAAGTGAAGTCACCAAGCTTTCGGCTTCAACGCCTTCAAACCTCAGAATAACCATAACCTATGAAGTGAACGGAGAGACTAAAGAAGAGAGCATGACAAAACCTCTGAACATTCTCGGCGTCAACGACTTCGTCTTTTCATCGCTCAGCCCTGAGGAAAGCACCGGTAGCTTTTATGACACCTTCAGCAATGCTCCGCTTTTAGCTGCTTGGGTTACCCCAAGCGATCCAGTTGTTAGAGAATTTGCTGACATGGGAAACAAGTTAGCGGGTGGAGCGGGAGCAAGCTTAAGCGACGATGAAGCCATTAAAAGCCTAAGTGGCATGTGGACTTTGGCTGTGATGAACGGCTTCTCATACAAGACGGAGGCTGAAGGCTACTGGACTGGCAAGTTCTCCGAGCATATAATGTTTCCACGTGACGTAATTAGGGATAAGAGCGGAACCTGTGTTGATTTGGCGTTGTGGTTTGCTTCTCTGGCAATGTCTCAGGGTCTCAAAGCTTATATAGTTCTGATGCCTGGTCATGCTTTCCCCCTAATAGAGCTACCCAGCGGTGCAATAATTCCAGTTGAGGCAACCGCAATAAATGCGGGCGTTTCGTTCCAGCAGGCGGTTCAGGTCGGTGTGGAAACTTGGCAGAAAGCCATGCAGGGGCCTTACATCATAGTGGATATTGCAGGGGAGCATGCAAAAGGCATTGTGCCTCCTGAACTTCCAACTCTGCCCGCTGATATTCTCGCAAAGTGGGGGATAAAGCTACAGGGAGGAAATATGGACAACAATGGAGGGAACACCAACAACGGTGGAGACAACAATTGGGGTGACAACGGAGAGAACGGTGGGACTCAAACCCAGTGGGACACCTACCATGGGACTTACTTCTCCTTTGACTACCCTGCCGAGTGGGGTGCGCCGGAGGACTACGGTGGCTACGTCTACTTGCTGAGCCCTGACGGAGAATTTGAGTTTCTAGTAATTTATCTGCCGGGTGCGAGCGTTCAGGACATGGTTTATGCCTTCGAGCAGAGCTTAACTGACATGGGAGCAACGATAAAAGACAGGCAGGAAACCCAGGCAAGCATAGCCGGTCAGACAGTTTACACAATTCTTTACACTCTTGACACAGGCTATGGAGAGTACTCCGCAGTTGCGAGGTATTTCACAGCGAACGGCATTGGATTTGCGGTTGTTTATGACTTTCCAGCCGGGATGAGCGAATACAACCAGTTGGGTGAATATATGGTAAGCACCTTCAGGCTGGGGTGA
- a CDS encoding FumA C-terminus/TtdB family hydratase beta subunit — MELKAPLSKKDVLKLKTGDIVHLSGVIYTARDLAHRKIVELARRGKLPFDLEGAVIYHCGPIVRKNERFEIISAGPTTSARMNRYLDEVLSLGVKGIIGKGGMNPEPFKRHKAVYFAFTGGAGSLAAKSIKRVRDVFWLDELGTPEAVWVLEVEKFPLLVAIDAYGNSIYKKS; from the coding sequence ATGGAGCTAAAAGCGCCTTTGAGCAAGAAAGATGTCCTAAAACTTAAAACTGGCGACATTGTTCATCTTTCTGGAGTCATATACACGGCAAGGGATTTAGCCCACAGAAAGATTGTTGAGCTTGCAAGAAGGGGAAAGCTACCCTTCGATTTAGAGGGTGCTGTCATATACCACTGCGGACCCATTGTCCGAAAAAACGAAAGATTTGAAATAATATCAGCAGGCCCAACAACAAGTGCAAGGATGAATCGTTATCTCGATGAAGTTTTATCTTTAGGAGTTAAGGGGATTATCGGAAAGGGAGGAATGAATCCTGAACCCTTTAAAAGACACAAAGCTGTTTATTTCGCATTCACCGGCGGAGCAGGATCTTTAGCGGCTAAGAGCATTAAAAGAGTAAGAGATGTTTTCTGGCTCGATGAACTTGGCACTCCCGAGGCAGTTTGGGTGTTGGAGGTTGAAAAATTCCCGCTTTTGGTTGCTATTGATGCATATGGAAATTCGATTTACAAAAAGAGTTAA
- a CDS encoding universal stress protein — protein sequence MFEKILFPTDFSEVSLHALRNCVPKFFELGAKKLYLVHIVDITATDIEALELMKIDEEQIDNLADELRERGIDVEPIVKLGIPSLEIAEIAKEKNVDLIISPSKGENILRQMFLGSTASNLVRATKKPVLLIRYEWDEEEEKIKCLHDCERIFDKPLVALDFSPCSIRIMEAVKRFEELAKEGILLHVVDYGKAEELEENIAKAKQNLERYAKIVKFPVEKEVLAGVASQGIIGLSIAKGATLIVMGKKGRSVIKDLLLGSTAERVIRDSKLPVLLVPCE from the coding sequence ATGTTTGAGAAGATACTTTTTCCAACGGATTTTTCTGAAGTGTCTTTGCATGCGTTAAGGAACTGTGTCCCGAAGTTCTTTGAGCTTGGGGCTAAAAAGCTCTACCTTGTACACATAGTTGATATCACTGCAACCGATATTGAAGCCCTTGAGCTCATGAAGATTGATGAGGAACAGATAGACAACTTGGCGGATGAGCTTAGAGAAAGGGGAATAGATGTTGAACCAATTGTAAAGCTTGGAATTCCTTCGTTGGAAATAGCTGAAATTGCCAAAGAAAAGAACGTTGACCTTATTATAAGCCCCTCAAAAGGAGAAAACATTCTGCGCCAGATGTTTTTGGGAAGCACAGCTTCAAACCTTGTAAGAGCAACCAAGAAACCCGTTCTGTTGATTAGGTATGAATGGGATGAAGAGGAAGAGAAGATAAAATGCCTACATGACTGTGAAAGAATTTTTGACAAACCACTGGTAGCTTTAGACTTTTCACCGTGTTCAATACGGATAATGGAGGCTGTTAAGAGGTTTGAAGAGCTCGCTAAGGAAGGGATCCTTCTTCACGTCGTTGACTACGGCAAAGCTGAGGAGCTTGAAGAAAATATAGCAAAGGCTAAGCAGAACCTTGAGAGGTATGCAAAGATCGTGAAGTTTCCAGTTGAAAAGGAGGTGCTGGCTGGTGTTGCCTCTCAGGGGATAATAGGTCTCTCAATAGCAAAAGGTGCAACGCTTATTGTAATGGGCAAGAAGGGGCGGAGTGTTATTAAAGATTTACTCCTCGGAAGCACGGCAGAAAGGGTCATAAGGGATTCAAAGCTGCCTGTGCTTTTGGTGCCGTGTGAATAG
- a CDS encoding ABC transporter ATP-binding protein, with amino-acid sequence MERRIVLETVDLVKNYYIGRKIVVPALRGVSLKIYEGEFVAIIGPSGSGKTTLLNMLGLLDRPTSGKVYIDGIDVSNLNDNQLSEIRLRKIGFVFQYYNLVPILTALENVELPMLLAGVPRRKRIKRAKELLKSVGLEKFMHHKPNEMSGGQQQRVAIARALANDPSIVLADEPTGNLDTQTSKEIIALMKRINLERGTTFVIVTHDVEVAKEAERILQIRDGKINEVKKL; translated from the coding sequence ATGGAGCGAAGGATTGTCTTAGAGACCGTTGATCTTGTCAAGAATTATTACATCGGCAGAAAGATAGTGGTTCCAGCTCTCAGAGGGGTTAGTCTGAAGATTTATGAAGGAGAGTTTGTTGCAATAATAGGACCAAGCGGAAGCGGAAAAACTACGCTTCTCAATATGCTCGGTTTGTTAGACAGACCCACAAGCGGAAAAGTGTATATTGATGGAATTGATGTTAGCAATCTTAATGATAATCAGCTTTCTGAAATCAGATTGAGGAAAATTGGCTTTGTTTTTCAATATTACAACTTGGTTCCAATACTAACAGCGCTGGAAAACGTTGAGTTGCCGATGCTCTTAGCCGGTGTTCCAAGGAGGAAGAGGATAAAAAGAGCCAAGGAGCTCCTCAAATCCGTTGGGCTGGAAAAGTTCATGCATCACAAACCAAATGAAATGAGCGGAGGGCAGCAGCAGAGGGTTGCCATAGCAAGGGCTTTAGCCAACGATCCAAGCATAGTCTTGGCAGATGAACCGACCGGAAATCTTGACACCCAGACATCGAAAGAGATAATAGCTTTAATGAAGAGGATAAATCTTGAGAGAGGAACTACCTTTGTGATAGTGACTCACGATGTCGAGGTTGCAAAAGAGGCTGAGAGAATTCTTCAAATAAGAGATGGGAAGATTAACGAGGTGAAAAAGTTATGA
- a CDS encoding ABC transporter permease: MWSELIKIAIRNLTRRKLRTLFTMLGIIIAVGSVTALVSITQGSRMAIEQELESTSNVLMIMPGVSVSIIRAATSTMSEDIVRKIEKIDHVEAVNPALIKFTTIKYDDWILELTIMGVDPKKAQKFFSLRGLHLERGVFLRKNDRYKAILGYLLAHGKFATFEGKPLNWDITPGQRIIIYDDQGNPYEFKVVGNLEESGQSFLAGFLDMMVVVPLDTLQEMFHEEGKISIVDVWVDDVAFIDEVKKEIEKEIPGVTVITARQSVQMVLIIQKMMHNLLIGIGSIALFVGALGVMNTLLTSVMERTREIGTYRAIGAKKSFILKMIFIEGIILTSIGGILGFFFGIGAAKMVVFIFRQRGQLLPDPVVDMNVVAIAFVITLLIGIISSLYPAKKASDLSPVEALRYVE, translated from the coding sequence GTGTGGAGTGAGCTAATTAAAATTGCCATTAGGAATTTAACAAGGAGGAAGCTCAGGACACTTTTCACAATGCTGGGGATTATAATAGCCGTTGGCTCAGTTACCGCTTTAGTTTCCATAACCCAAGGTTCCCGGATGGCAATAGAGCAAGAGCTTGAAAGCACAAGCAATGTTCTCATGATAATGCCCGGAGTTAGCGTTTCCATAATCAGGGCAGCAACGAGCACGATGAGTGAAGACATAGTAAGGAAGATAGAGAAAATTGATCATGTTGAAGCTGTAAATCCAGCTCTGATAAAGTTTACAACCATCAAATACGATGACTGGATCCTCGAGCTGACAATAATGGGTGTTGATCCAAAAAAGGCCCAGAAGTTCTTCTCATTGAGGGGGCTCCACTTGGAAAGAGGGGTATTCTTGAGGAAGAACGACAGATATAAGGCTATTCTCGGCTATCTGTTAGCTCATGGGAAGTTCGCAACTTTTGAGGGCAAACCCCTAAACTGGGATATCACACCAGGGCAGAGGATAATAATCTACGATGACCAGGGAAATCCCTACGAATTCAAGGTTGTTGGCAATTTGGAGGAAAGCGGACAATCCTTCTTGGCGGGTTTCTTAGATATGATGGTAGTAGTTCCGTTAGATACTCTTCAAGAGATGTTCCACGAGGAAGGGAAGATAAGCATAGTGGATGTATGGGTTGATGATGTTGCATTCATTGACGAGGTTAAGAAGGAAATCGAGAAAGAGATTCCGGGGGTTACTGTCATCACAGCAAGACAGAGCGTTCAGATGGTGCTTATTATTCAAAAAATGATGCACAACCTTTTAATTGGAATTGGCAGCATTGCTCTCTTTGTAGGAGCCCTCGGAGTTATGAACACTCTTTTAACTTCAGTGATGGAGAGGACAAGGGAAATTGGAACCTACAGGGCGATTGGGGCAAAGAAGAGCTTTATTTTAAAGATGATCTTCATTGAGGGTATAATATTGACAAGCATCGGAGGAATTTTGGGCTTTTTCTTTGGAATAGGAGCTGCAAAGATGGTGGTGTTCATATTCAGACAGAGAGGTCAGCTGTTACCTGATCCTGTGGTGGATATGAACGTTGTTGCGATAGCATTCGTAATAACGCTATTAATTGGAATAATCTCAAGCTTATATCCGGCAAAGAAGGCATCTGACTTAAGCCCGGTTGAGGCCTTGAGATATGTTGAATAA
- a CDS encoding ATP-binding protein, giving the protein MIRKFVNRKEELNLLENLWKKEGLVFVLVYGRRRVGKTRLLEEFSKDKERIFVIFEDKPREYNFDLLSRKISELLGVNIKIRDFPSLFSLLKTLKRERLLLILDELSYLIRREEGILSEISRAIEENKDLNALIVVSGSYVSLMEKEFFRYSGPIYGRTDANIKVTPLKFKHLFEWFEGSKIEDLFKIYGVTNGVPKYLEFFSGKNIEKEIVDNFFNSSSFLFREARALLSEELRELSIYLAILEAIAKGNTKVTQIANFCYLKENQVVPYLRVLSELGIVKRIVPLFGKRGIYEIADNYFLFWSRFVNPYYEEIESGFINAALEDFRANFNQFLGKPFERLAQELLIELSKKNLLPFNFTKIGRWWHRGEEVDLIALNEHEKKVLFVEVKWKDLTLRETKRILNDLRKKAELVGLKDYENYFGIVAKRLNKKDKLGENILALDLRDFEKIK; this is encoded by the coding sequence ATGATTAGAAAATTTGTAAATAGAAAAGAAGAGTTGAACTTGCTTGAAAACCTTTGGAAAAAGGAAGGCTTGGTGTTTGTTTTAGTTTATGGTAGAAGAAGAGTTGGGAAGACAAGACTTTTGGAGGAGTTTTCAAAAGACAAGGAAAGAATTTTTGTAATATTTGAGGATAAACCGAGAGAATACAACTTTGATTTACTCTCAAGGAAAATTTCAGAACTTTTAGGTGTTAACATTAAAATTAGAGATTTCCCATCTTTGTTTAGTCTACTAAAGACCCTCAAAAGAGAAAGGCTTCTTCTGATACTCGATGAGCTTTCCTATTTAATCCGCAGAGAAGAAGGAATTTTAAGTGAAATATCACGAGCTATTGAAGAAAACAAAGATTTAAATGCACTTATTGTAGTTTCTGGCTCCTATGTGTCTCTTATGGAAAAGGAGTTCTTTAGGTATTCGGGTCCTATTTATGGTCGTACAGATGCGAATATTAAAGTGACACCTTTAAAATTTAAACATCTTTTTGAGTGGTTTGAAGGTTCAAAGATTGAGGATCTTTTCAAAATTTATGGGGTAACTAATGGGGTTCCCAAGTATCTGGAATTCTTTAGTGGCAAAAATATTGAAAAGGAAATCGTTGACAACTTCTTTAACTCATCCTCATTTCTATTTAGAGAGGCAAGAGCTCTGCTTAGTGAAGAGCTTAGAGAGTTATCTATTTATCTTGCTATCTTAGAAGCAATAGCAAAAGGAAACACAAAGGTCACGCAGATAGCGAATTTCTGTTATCTTAAAGAAAACCAAGTGGTACCATATCTGAGAGTTTTGAGTGAGTTGGGGATTGTTAAGCGAATAGTTCCTCTTTTCGGAAAAAGAGGAATCTATGAAATAGCTGACAACTATTTCTTGTTCTGGTCACGGTTTGTTAACCCGTACTATGAAGAAATTGAGAGTGGCTTTATTAATGCAGCGTTGGAAGACTTCAGAGCAAACTTCAATCAGTTTTTGGGGAAACCTTTTGAGAGATTGGCTCAAGAGCTTTTAATTGAGCTCAGCAAAAAGAATCTACTACCTTTCAACTTTACAAAGATTGGAAGATGGTGGCATAGAGGAGAAGAAGTTGATTTAATAGCTTTGAATGAACATGAGAAGAAGGTATTGTTTGTTGAGGTTAAGTGGAAAGACTTGACGCTGAGGGAAACAAAGCGTATTTTAAATGATTTAAGAAAGAAAGCTGAACTTGTAGGTCTGAAAGATTATGAAAACTACTTTGGCATAGTTGCCAAAAGATTAAATAAAAAAGATAAATTGGGAGAAAATATTTTAGCACTCGATTTGCGAGATTTTGAGAAAATAAAATAA